The genomic stretch AAACttgtttcttccaaaatatccatagcatatttccgTTGAGAAATCATCAAACCATCTATAGATTGGgctacctcaatacccaagaaATAACGAAGCttaccaagatcttttgtctgaaATTGATTTGAGAGATGTTGCTTTAACTGGAGTATACCCTGCTGATCACTACCAgttatgacaatatcatctacatacacaataagataaatacaccCTTGGACTGAGTGACGATAAAAAAACAGAATGGTCTGGTTCACTACGGACCATACCAAATTGTTGTACTACAGTGCTGAATCTGCCAAACCAAGCTCTCGGAGAttgcttaagaccataaagagacATGTGTAACCTACACACCATATTCGATGACTCCTCCTGAGCAACAAATCCAGGTGGTTActccatatatacttcctcttcaagatcaccatgtaaaaaagcattttttatgtcaagttgatgaagaggcCAATGTCGAATGGATGCAATGGCTAGAAGAAGTCTAACAGATGTCATCTTGGCTACAGGCGAGAAGGTATCACTATAATCCAATCCAATATGAGTGTATCCTTTGGCTACCAAGCGAGCTTTAAATCGATCAATCTTACCATCTGGACCAACCTTCAATGTATAAATCCAACGACAACCTACTAAAGATCTCCCATGGGGTAGAGGAACCAGTTCCCAGGTACCACTGCTTTGAAGAGcacacatttcatcaatcattgCTTGCCTTCACTCAGGGTGAGACAATGCTTCACATGGAGTTTTAGGAATAGAAacagaagacaaagaagacaaacaagtatactacaaaggggaaagacgatgataacataaatcaatataatgTGGAGAAGGATTTCGTGTTTGACGTATACCTTTTCGAAGGGCAATCGGAAGATCGGACTCAGGTTGCAGGATCAGATCCGGTGATGTCGGAGGCATCGGAGGAGAGTCTGCAATGACCTCAAGGATAGGTATGACCTCAAGGACAGGTATGACCTCAGGGACAGGGATGACAGGCGTTGGGTGACGACGCTGATATGTTTGAAGTGGTCGAGAAGTGGGTGGGTCAGGAGCCCTAGACTGATGGGGGTAATGGTAGGCGGGACATTAATAACTACCGGAAAAGATGTGGGAGTACTTTCTTGAATGGGTTCTGGAGTTACGTGACTAGACTCGAAATATGGAACTGACTCGAAGAAGGTAACATCGGCCGATACTGGGTACCGTTGTAGAGTATGTTAATAACAACGATAACCTTTTTGGCATCGATGATAACTAAGAAAGACACACTTTAGTGATCGAGCTAAGAGTTTATCAAGACCAGGAGAGAGATTGTGTACAAAACATGTGGACCCAAAGACTCGGGGAGGAATTGGGTGAAGTGGGGAATTGGGAAAAAGGATTGAATGAGGAATTTTATTGTTAAGGACAGATGAGGGCATGCGATTTATAAGATAATATGTTGTTAGCACACCATCCCCCCAAAACCGAAGTGGAACATTACCATGGAGAAGTAGGGTCCGAGTGGTTTCTACAAGATGCCGATTTTTACGTTCCGCTACCccgttttgttgaggtgtgtgagGGCAAGATGTTTGATGGAGAATACCATTGCGTGACATGAAATTCTAAAATTGTTGGGATAAATATTCACGGGCATTGTCACTTCTTAAGGTACGGATAGACACACCGAATTGAGTTCTTATTTCTTGATAGAATTGTTCAACAATAGAAAATAATTCAGATCTATTCTTCATTAAAAATAACCACGTGCAAcgtgaaaaatcatcaataaaggtgacaaaatacctagactcaagagtagagacagtacgcgagggaccccaaacatcggtgtgaactaaagcaaaaggggACGAAGCTCGTTTATTGACTCGATTGGGAAACTGGCCACGAGTGTGTTTCCGTAGTTGACACGACTCACAATGTAAATTAGATACCTTCGATAAATTTGGCACCAACTTATGTAGTTTGGAAAGACTGGAATGACCTAACTGAACATGGATAGTGAGTGGAGAATCTTTGGCTGAGCATGTCTGAGATGACACAGAGAGGTAATAAAGGCCTTGAGACTCACATCCGACACCAATTGTTTGTCCCGAACTCCGATCCTGCAGGGTAACATTATTATTAGTGAAAGTGACACTACAATCAAGAGAACGAGTTAAACGACTGACTGAAAAtaaattaaatggacaattagGTACATAGAGGACAGAAGTAACCGAGAGAGAAGGTAGAATTCGAACAGTACCAATCCCTTCGGATCGGGTTTGAGAATCATTGGCAGAAGTTATAGTAGGTAAGAAACCGGATGTAGAGAGGGGAGATAAAAGATTTTTATTACCGGTAACATAATCAAACGCACCAAAATCAAAGACCTAagatccaagagaagatgattgAGAGAGACAAGCAGGTGAATTACCAATGTGTGCTACCGAAGCAGTAGAATCTAAGTTCTGATAATTCTGATACCACTTGAGGAAATCATCGTAGTTTGGCGTAAAGTTACGAGGAGTAGCCGTGAGTATCGGATCTGAAACAATTGCCCTATGGAGAGTGGAGCGGTTGAAAAATTGCCGGGATTGGCCGTCAGATGTGTTGTCACGTGCGGAGGTTTCTGCCGATGAAAAGTGGGGAACGGCTGGATCGGAAGAGGCGCTTCTACTGGTAGGTTACCGAAGAATTTTGAAAAGTGAGAGGCAAACCGGAGTGATGACACGGTTTGCAAAAAAAAACAGAGTGATGACACGGTTTGCAACAAAAGAAAAATCTCACCGGAAGACAGTGGGTCAACCGGGTAAAGCACGACGAAGAAAGAATTGCCTCTTAGCAGACTCTAGATACCATGTTGAAATACAAGAGACTgagagacatttgaataaactGTGTGTTTTGAAAAACATTACGGAGACTTTATTATAAAGAGAGATtataactaattacatgatatagtcgatgtgggactatttgatatacaaatattcttaatattatatttacaaatatcaacagAATATAACAACGCTTAAATACCAAATTTATTCGATATCAAGTCAACTGTTTAAGGATGAATTGGGATTCGAGAATTCATGATATCCTACTTATTTATTTATAATAAGTAGTGAATTCAAATTCCTCAATGAATATGAAACTCCGTTTTTTCTATGTCGatgaataactttttctatggatGTTTTATTCTTTAGAAGGTAAGAGAAAAGATAAAACtaaaaataaagtattaaattgAATTATTAATCCATATTCAAGTTTGAAACTCATGTAATTAACCTCTTTTCTTGTTATCTTGTTATTAACTTTATAGAAGATTAAAAGAATTAACTTATTATTAAGTCCATAGAAGATCAAAAGAATTGACCGTTGACCGTTGAGCTATCTTCATTGTTAAAAATATATTCGCTTAAATTTTTACACACATATTAAGAAACACAATAATACTGTCATAAGATATTACTCTTTTACTAACTTAACTATAACTTCGCCATATTAATTAATGTGTTAGAAGTAGTGTATCAAATAATAATTATATGACAATTGAAAAAAGAACATTCATATGATTAGAAAATGAGAATGACAGTTCTTTAAAAAAAGAATTTATTTATTAAAACGACAAATTTAAAGTGAAAAGAGTAGTACGCAAGAAGGAACTACAAAATGTGTGATCATAATCACTGTCTAATAAATAGAAATCTGAAATGCATATCGATAGAGATACATTTTTTATATTTATCTACGAGatacattttttttaaataaaatttaggtacaatttaattgaattgtacttaatatattaaaaaaaaatcattccGAGCACTTTACTATTCTCCGTTTCTTTTTAATTGTAGTTTGagtaaaaaaaattgttttttttaattgacgttttcaaaaaaatttaaaatttgagGTAACATTAATAGTCGTTTTGTCAAAATTACTCCTAATTACTTattaaaaagagaaaaaaaaataataaataattaaaaatattatagATAAAAAGACAATCATTATGTAAAAAATAAATCATTATTTAAAAAGTAGTAAAAATTATTAACTTTCTTAATATgcataaaaaaaattaaaaaagaacGGAGGGAGTATTTTACAAGAAAATTGATTTACTTTGtcaaaaaattatttttcaaagTTTATGTAATTTTTGTTGACAAAATATTAAATTTAGAGTCAAATGTGGGAAAAAAGATTTAAAGCTATCAAACAAAGGTTTAGAGGTATGAAAGTAGCTCTTTTGAGTGTTGACATTTTCATTCTCCTCATTTTAAGAGGCAATTTTCTCATAACAAAAGATAACAGTTATGAAGAGTCATTGTGATGGAAAGAAGATTTAAAGCTATAAACAAAGGTTTAGAGGTATGAAAATAGCTCTTTTGAGTCTTAGACATTTTCAATGTGTTCATTTTAAGAATTTTCTTATGGTGATTAACAAATAAAGCCAacataaattttaaaaatataataaaattgtTTTCGCAGTATAAACATTGTCTAAAATGCATTCAACTTATGTCATCAAAATATGAGGAAAGAGGTAAACCAAGttcattaaaaaaacaaaaaagcTGAATTGAgttaattttaaaaataaaatatattaaaaagAACAAAACCAAATATTATCATTTACAACTTGAAAACAATATTCATTTATAAGCCTCTCCAGGGTAACATATAGTTCATTTATATTCATGTAGCACTTTCATATATAAAACGTGTTATAACTCTTGAAGTTGTGGAAGAATATATTCACACCAAAAAATGTCAGTGATTTATTGACAGATTTATCACGATGGATCGGAACTCTGGATGTTATGTTTGGTTATTTTAGTACAATCAAATGGTCCAatctcttgatttttcttcaCCTGTAAACCATAATGAAACAAAGAAATAAGCCATATACAACAATACATCATCAAAATAAAAAGCATATAGTCACCATGAACGAATTGAGAAAGTAACATTAATAATATGCAACTTTCTGATTGAGATAACCCTATAAACACATTTGTGTATGAAACTTTACCAAAGTGATATCAATGGTTGAGAATGGAGATTGGGGGGCTTTGGTGAAATGAAAAAGGTTGATACAGGGCCAGTGAAAAGGCATTTGTAAAGGATGTGAAATTCCATAAATGTTCCAGTCAACCTAATTCTAATGGGTTATCTAATCACAAAAATACAAATATCAAATGCCTAGTTCTAGTATTTACTTTTTTGAAGTTAATAATTGAATTCATAGAAATTATACACGAACAAGTGAGATTGCAAAACAATCTTACGCTTTGAATTTGAATCAAATCTAGATACTGAAGAATGGACCTACCGGTGACCAAGGGTTCGGTTCATTCTGGACTTTGTCAGGAGGAGAGTTTTGTACAGCGCCACTCTTCATCATTAAAATCTCCTGCAGACGCAACAAATAAGATGAATCCAACATGGCAAAAATCACCACATTGCAAAGAACTAATTGCTTTATGTAAAGTCAGGAGCCTTAACCTtaaaaacaagtttgattccacTGCCATATGCAATTCAAACAATGCAAGTAAACATTTAACACAAACAATTACTAACAATTAGCTAACTTTGACAGTTTAAAAAATCAATGCAAACATACATAAACATAAATATTAAAAAGGGGGCGATGTTAAAGGCCAAAAAAATGGCAATGTAAGACTtcaaaacagaaaaacaagttGGCATGAAATACTTTGTCAGGAAAAGAAACTTAGTAATTAGGGATTAAAAGTATTGATGTTAGCTTAAGAAATTTGAGTCACCTCTCCAGCTGCTTCTATTGCAGCTAACCATTCCTCAGTAAAGGGAGCAACATTCAGTGGAGGCTTCGCTATCGGAACTTCCTGCTTGGTTTTAGTTGCATCTATTTCGCTGCCACTCACAAAATTAACATTGGTCACTCAATATGTAACGCTTCAAAACTGTCTTAGATTTAAAATGGAGGCTGCCAAAACATAGATGAACAAAAGTTATACAACAAAAATGATACTCACAGATGAATTATTTTGCCGTTGTCTTCTTCTGGAAAGTCGATTTTGTCTTTTGACTGACTTGCCATGTCAGTATTAGGAGACTTATCATTCTCAAAGACAGTAGTTACAGCTGCATCTGATAAACTTTCACTGTTCACTGAACCAACTTCATTACCTTGTAGGATTGTTTCAATGAAGATTGAATTATCTGAATCTAGTAACTTCGATTTTTCACTTAAAAGACATTGCTCCTCAGATTTCCAAGCAACTGCACTAGTAAAGGGGCCTTCACTCACTTGAATAGAAGAATCTAAATCAGCAGAAATAGCATTCCTATTGAGTTTCACTGAACTAACTTCGCTGCCTTCTGGGATTGTTGCGTTGAAGATTGAATTCTCTGAAGCTaataattttgatttttcacTTAAAAGACAGGGGCCTTCACTCACATCAATAGAAGAACCTAATTCAGCAGAAATAGCGTTCTCATTGAGTTTCATTGAACTAACTTCGCTGCCTTGTGGGATTGTTGCATTGAAGATTGAATTCTCTGAAGCTaataattttgatttttcacTTAAAAGACATGGATCTTCACTCACTTTAGTAGAAGAATCAAATTCAGCAGAAATAACATTCTCGAGTTGAATTTCAACTGAAGGAGATATATCTAATGAACCTTCTTCTGCACCGTTGATTTGCAAAAGTTCCACTTTTTCATCGACACCTTGATTTCCATCTTTGTTTACAAGCATATCTGAACTTAGTAACTTTGAATTTTCACTTAAACTACACTGCTTCTCACATATCAAAGAAACTGCAGTTGAAAAGGGATCTTCACTCACTTCAATAGAAGAGTCAAATTCAGAAGAAAAAAAGTTCATATTGAGTTGAGTTTCAACTAAAGGCAGTATATCCGACAAACCTTCTTCAGCATCATTGATTTGCAAAAGTTCAACCTTGTCTTCCACATCATGATTTCCATCTTCTGCACCATTGATTTGCAAGAGTTCCACCTTTTCATCCACATCATGATTTCCATCTTCTACATCGTTGATTTGCAAAAGTTCCACCTTTTCATCCACATCATTGATTTGCAAAAGTTCCACCTTTTCGTCCACATCACAATTTCCATCGTCTGCACCATTGATTTGCAACAGTTCCACCTTTTCATCCACATCATGATTTCCATCTTCTGCACCATTGATTTGCAAGAGTTCCACCTTTTCATCCACATCATGATTTCCATCTTCTGCACCATTGATTTGCAAGAGTTCCGCCTTTTCATCCACGTCATGATTTCCATCTTCTACATCATTGATTTGCAAAAGTTCCACCGTTTTATCCACATCATTAATTTGCAAAAGTTCCACCTTTTCATCCACATCATTGATTTGCAAAAGTTCCACCTTTTCATCCACATCACGATTTCCATCTTCTGCACCATTGATTTGCAAGAGTTCCACCTTTTTATCCACGTCATGATTTCCATCTTCTACATCATTGATTTGCAAAATTTCCACCTTTTCATCCACATCATTAATTTGCAAAAGTTCCACCTTTTCATCCACATCATTGATTTGCAAAAGTTCCACCTTTTCATCCAAATCACGATTTCCATCTTCTGCACCAATGATTTGCAAGAGTTCCACCTTTCCATCCACATCATGATTTCCATCTTCTACATCATTGATTTGCAAAATTTCCACCTTTTCATCCACATCATTGATTTGCAAATGTTCCACCTTTTCATCCACATCATTGATCTGCAAAAGATCCACATTTTCATCCAAATCACAATTTCCATCTTCTGCACCATTGATTCGCAAGAGTTCCACCTTTTCATCCACATCATGATTTCCATCTTCCACATCATTGATTTGCAAAAGTTCCACCTTTTCATCTACATTATTGATTTGCAAAAGTTCCACCTTTTCATCCACATCACGATTTTTATCTTCTGCACCATTGATTTGCAAAAGTTCCACCTTTTCATCCACATCACGATTTCCATCTTCCGCCCCGTTGATTTGCAAGAGTTCCACCTTTTCATCCACGTCATGATTTCCATCTTCTACATCATTGAGTTGCAAAAGTTCCACCTTTTCATCCACATCATTGATTTGCAAAAGTTCCACCATTTCGTCCACATCATTTATTTGCAAAAGTTCCACCTTTTCGTCCACATCACGATTTCCATCTTCTGCACCATTGATTTGCAAGAGTTCCACCTTTTCATCCACATCATGATTTTCATCTTCTACATCATTGATTTGCAAAAGTTCCACCTTTTCATCCACATCCTTGATTTGCAACACAACATGATTTCCATCTTCTACATCATTGATTTGCAAAAGTTCCACCTTTTCATCCACATCATGATTTCCATCTTCTACATCATTGATTTGCAAGAGTTCCATCTTTTCATCCACATCATTGATTTGCAAAAATTCCGCCTTTTCATCCACATCATTGATTTGCAGAAGTTCCACCTTTCCATCGACATCATGATTTCCCTCTATGTTTACAGACATATCTTCAATATGATGATTGGTAGCATTGTGCTCATTGCTATGGAACCCGCATCCTTCAAATGCATCCTCAACTAAATTTTGCTCCTTGATTTCTGTAGATGAAACAATAACTTTTGGCAGAAAGTCACTATCCAAGTGAACATCCTGGGAATTTACAGCAACAACAGCACTAGACTTTTGAAACCCAGGAAGATAGGAATCTTCATTTATGTTATTATCATCTGCCAATGAAGATGCTGAAACAGTTATACAATTTTCACTCAACCTATCCAATTCAAACTCCGGAGTTCTATCACGGATTGCTTTTGAGTCAATAACCTGGTCACATTCCTTATCCACTGGGCTTCTCAGGATGAAACCTAATTGATCATCTACAGGAAGCTGACAGTCTTTGATCTCAATTATTTTAGATTCATCCTCAGAAGCGTCATTGATTCCTAGTATGGAATTTTCAGGAGAACCTTTGGAAAATAAGCTCGTCACATGAACTGGCTGAGAACTGTTCATATCAGAGATATTTTCTTTTTCCGGTCCAATTTCTTCTACACCACTAGGATTTAGAGCCTTGGGTTGGTCTGCCTGTAACTGCTGACTAACTGCGTCTAAATTACTTTGGGTGGTTTTTTTGCAATTGATTATGAGACTCTCGTTCAATAAATGCCCCTGTGCATCTCCTTCATATCTACCAAATTCATCAGCACCACAATTTACCTGTTCAGTATTCTTACACGGGGTTCCTTGTTTAGATCCTTCGGGGACAGTTTTGCAAAAATCATCAAGGCTAGAATTTAAAAGTGCAGTCTTGGCACTCTTGTATCCCTTAAACTCTCCTGAAAACTCTGCCTGTAGTATCAAACTTTCCTTGAAAGGCGGAATGTCACCGGTGGGCCCTTTGATTTGATCATCTTCATCTTGTCCTATGGTATTCTGCACAGTATTAGAAGTTCTCTGCATGATAGGAAAGAGCGTAGACTGTGGTTCCTGATATGAAGACCGGTCCCCATTTGACGTAACATCATATAACTTGTTATCCAGAGTGTGGTCGGCCTCTTTCTCCAACTGCTCATGTGTCTGACTCTTTTTAAGAAGTTCATTCTCATGTGTAGGTATTACCATGTTCTCCATGCTAGAAATGATCTCATTTTCATGTAGTTCTCCTTGCTCCTTGGATTTTAAGATGACATCATCAAGAATGTTTTCAACCTCTGCTTGCTTACTTATTATTTCAAAAATCGAAGAATCACAATCCCCTTCTACACCAGGCATCTGCTTATTGTCTATTTGCACGATTGCTTCTGGCTTGACATCTGAAAGGCTTAATTCCTTAGTGTCTGACACTTTCTCCAGAGTGTGGTCAGCCTCTTTCTCCAACTGCTCATGTGTCTGACTCTTTGTAAGAAATTCCTTTTCATGTGTAGGTAATACCATGTTCTCCATGCTAGAAATGATCTCATTTTCATGTAGTTCTCCTTGTTCCTTGGATTTTAAGATAACATCATCAAGAATGTTTTCAACCTCTGCTTGCTTACTTATTATTTCAAAAACCGAAGAATCACAATCCACTTCTACACCAGCCATCTGCTTATTGTCTATTTGCACGATTGCTTCTGGCTTGACATCTGAAAGGCTTAATTCCTTAGTGTCTGACACTTTCTCCAGAGTGTGGTCAGCCTCTTTCTCCAACTGCTCATGTGTCTGACTCTTCGTAAGAAATTCCTTTTCATGTGTAGGTAATACCATGTTCTCCATGCTTGAAATGATCTCATTTTCATGTAGTTCTCCTTGCTCCTTAGATTTTAAGATGACATCATCAAGAATGTTTTCAACCTCTGCTTGCTTACTTATTATTTCAAAAACCGAAGAATCACAATCCACTTCTACACCAGCCATCTGCTTATTGTCTATTTGCATGATTGCTTCTGGCTTGACGTCTGAAAGGCTTAATTCCTTAGTGTCTGACACTTTCTCCAGAGTGTGGTCAGCCTCTTTCTCCAACTGCTCATGTGTCTGACTCTTTGTAAGAAATTCCTTTTCACGTGTAGGTAATACCATGTTCTCCATGCTAGAAATGATCTCATTTTCATGTAGTTCTCCTTGTTCCTTGGATTTTAAGATGACATCATCAAGAATGTTTTCAACCTCTGCTTGCTTACTTATTATTTCAAAAATCGAAGAATCACAATCCACTTCTACACCAGCCATCTGCTTATTGTCTATTTGCACGATTGCTTCTGGCTTGACATCTGAAAGGCTTAATTCATTAGTGTCTGACATTTTCTCCAGAGTGTGGTCAGCGTCTTTCTCCAACTGCTCGTGTGTCTGACTCTTCGTAAGAAATTCCTTTTCATGTGTAGGTAATACCATGTTCTCCATGCTTGAAATGATCTCATTTTCATGTAGTTCTCCTTGCTCCTTAGATTTTAAGATGACATCATCAAGAATGTTTTCAACCTCTGCTTGCTTACTTATTATTTCAAAACTAGAAGAATCAAAATCCACTTCTACACCAGCCTTCTGCTTATTGTCTATTGGCACAATTGCTTCTGAGTTGACATCTGAATGGCTTAATTCCTTAGTACGATTCTTTGCTGCCCCTTTGACAATTTTGGACCTTGCTTCTTTAACAGAAACTGTTCCCAACTTCCTTAGTTTAGGAATGTTACTCTCTGAAGGTTTGCAGGGTATGGAGCTTTTCTGCAAGCTGTGTGAACCGGAAGCTTTTACCTGCAAAGCAAAAATAATAGGCATGGACGTGTGATCAATATGTGAGTGTCATTTTATTGATGCATGCTTCTAAATATGATATAGGGAAATGAACATAATAATCATACCTGAGAAAAGAAACCAATGGAGGGAGATGGCTTCCGTAGGCCTGATGATTTTATTGTCCCTGTTTGATGCGTTGTTTGATCCATTCTGGATGGTGGACGTAGTATGGAAACTGGGGTATCCTGTGCAGCAGGTCAAAAATATTTCAAGAGAATAATCAAATAATTTGTAGTTAAATAACAAAAAATACAAAATTGATGGAGTAAAAAATTGAATATTTGAGTAAGTACCCACCGAAAGTTTTCCAGCCTGCTTGGTAAGACTTCTACTAACAGAACACTTGTCAGCCATATCAACTTTAGGGATGCTTGGAACATATGTAGGATTTTTTGACAGGCTAGAGATGCTTGGTGTAGGATTTTTTGACATGCGAGGGATGCTTGGCGTAGGATTTTTTGATAGGCTAGGGATGCTTGGCGTAGGATTTTTTGGCAGGCCTAACATAATAAAAACGAGATCAATAAATTTGGGGACAGAAAAAAGAGGGATTTCACACTTCTGAAGTTAAGAATGCTGAAGTGAGAGATTCATTTTAAACGGAAAAGTGAAAAGTTAGTGATTGATTAAAAAAGCCAATAGTTGAGATTTCGATCATATGCATGTATTTTGACTAACAAACTACAAAGTTGTTTAAATTTCATCGTTGATCTTTGAATTGACTACTATAAAGTACTCACATTTTCCTTCTGAAGTGTATTCCTAGGTTTACAAGAGTTAAATCCAGAAAAAAGGATCAAATACAAACTACAGAACTTACTAGGATGTGCATTCTGATTTCTTTTTGAGGAACCTGAGCTCAACATTCCACTCCTAGTGGTAGTTGCATTTGCAGAAACATTGGATTTTGGTCCTGGTATCCCAGTGATTTTTGACTCTTTACTCGGCATTTTAGCGGTGTCAGTTATTTTTAGTTTTCAAAGGAGTTAAGGTAAGCACTTTCATTATTCAACAGAAATACATACAACTAAATTCCAGCACACACACACTAAAGAGACTCCACTCTGCAACAGTTTGAGTTAACTTCAAATTTATAAAATCACTTCAGCTAAAATAAGATTACAGTTTTTATTCATGAAAGTCTTTATAAAGTTTATAAAAGGTTATGGAGAAATTAAATGAGAAAAGTACCACAAAAAGTAAAGAAGCAGAAATTAATTACAACTTATTCAATATAAACTTTTTCTTTAAAAAACACATAGTTACAGTAAGATTCTTTCTACGTTTTTTCTCATAAGATTCTTCTTGACAAAGCTGACTGTTAATAAATATGCATCTAAACAAGCTTATAAAATCACTTCAGCTAAAATGAGTTTACAGTTTTTATTCATG from Lathyrus oleraceus cultivar Zhongwan6 chromosome 7, CAAS_Psat_ZW6_1.0, whole genome shotgun sequence encodes the following:
- the LOC127100429 gene encoding uncharacterized protein LOC127100429 isoform X49 yields the protein MPSKESKITGIPGPKSNVSANATTTRSGMLSSGSSKRNQNAHPSLPKNPTPSIPSLSKNPTPSIPRMSKNPTPSISSLSKNPTYVPSIPKVDMADKCSVSRSLTKQAGKLSDTPVSILRPPSRMDQTTHQTGTIKSSGLRKPSPSIGFFSQVKASGSHSLQKSSIPCKPSESNIPKLRKLGTVSVKEARSKIVKGAAKNRTKELSHSDVNSEAIVPIDNKQKAGVEVDFDSSSFEIISKQAEVENILDDVILKSKEQGELHENEIISSMENMVLPTHEKEFLTKSQTHEQLEKDADHTLEKMSDTNELSLSDVKPEAIVQIDNKQMAGVEVDCDSSIFEIISKQAEVENILDDVILKSKEQGELHENEIISSMENMVLPTREKEFLTKSQTHEQLEKEADHTLEKVSDTKELSLSDVKPEAIMQIDNKQMAGVEVDCDSSVFEIISKQAEVENILDDVILKSKEQGELHENEIISSMENMVLPTHEKEFLTKSQTHEQLEKEADHTLEKVSDTKELSLSDVKPEAIVQIDNKQMAGVEVDCDSSVFEIISKQAEVENILDDVILKSKEQGELHENEIISSMENMVLPTHEKEFLTKSQTHEQLEKEADHTLEKVSDTKELSLSDVKPEAIVQIDNKQMPGVEGDCDSSIFEIISKQAEVENILDDVILKSKEQGELHENEIISSMENMVIPTHENELLKKSQTHEQLEKEADHTLDNKLYDVTSNGDRSSYQEPQSTLFPIMQRTSNTVQNTIGQDEDDQIKGPTGDIPPFKESLILQAEFSGEFKGYKSAKTALLNSSLDDFCKTVPEGSKQGTPCKNTEQVNCGADEFGRYEGDAQGHLLNESLIINCKKTTQSNLDAVSQQLQADQPKALNPSGVEEIGPEKENISDMNSSQPVHVTSLFSKGSPENSILGINDASEDESKIIEIKDCQLPVDDQLGFILRSPVDKECDQVIDSKAIRDRTPEFELDRLSENCITVSASSLADDNNINEDSYLPGFQKSSAVVAVNSQDVHLDSDFLPKVIVSSTEIKEQNLVEDAFEGCGFHSNEHNATNHHIEDMSVNIEGNHDVDGKVELLQINDVDEKVELLQINDVDEKVELLQINDVDKTVELLQINDVEDGNHDVDEKAELLQINGAEDGNHDVDEKVELLQINGAEDGNHDVDEKVELLQINGADDGNCDVDEKVELLQINDVDEKVELLQINDVEDGNHDVDEKVELLQINGAEDGNHDVEDKVELLQINDAEEGLSDILPLVETQLNMNFFSSEFDSSIEVSEDPFSTAVSLICEKQCSLSENSKLLSSDMLVNKDGNQGVDEKVELLQINGAEEGSLDISPSVEIQLENVISAEFDSSTKVSEDPCLLSEKSKLLASENSIFNATIPQGSEVSSMKLNENAISAELGSSIDVSEGPCLLSEKSKLLASENSIFNATIPEGSEVSSVKLNRNAISADLDSSIQVSEGPFTSAVAWKSEEQCLLSEKSKLLDSDNSIFIETILQGNEVGSVNSESLSDAAVTTVFENDKSPNTDMASQSKDKIDFPEEDNGKIIHLEIDATKTKQEVPIAKPPLNVAPFTEEWLAAIEAAGEEILMMKSGAVQNSPPDKVQNEPNPWSPVKKNQEIGPFDCTKITKHNIQSSDPS